The Nicotiana tomentosiformis chromosome 2, ASM39032v3, whole genome shotgun sequence genome includes the window TACAagttaaaaagaaaataattatggTATTTACAAGTTAATGATATGTGATTGTTTTCCACCTAAAATCAAGGATATATAAGTTCTTTTTATTtgtttaaactttataaataaaattatttgagAGCTAGTGTGTATTCAATAAATTAGTTGAGATATATACAAATTGATTTAGTTACACATtagttttaacttttaattttttttactcgTAGTAGTAATAATTACGAGAAAAGTGAAAAAATATCACACAAGGTCAAGGTTCAAATTCTGACTATAATAATCTATAAtctatataataaaaaaaaaaggaggaaatTTGGTAGGATAGAGTCATAGACGGTGTCATAACCACCTAGACCCCACCAAGAAAACACACTCAAAAACAAAATCCTTCCATTGATTTTCACGTACATAAAAGTCttctcctcttcttcctctttgTTTCTCTCTTTTTCTTCCACTAATGGCTTCTGATTAGGCCTAAAATTTTCAAACCCTACCTTTTTTCTCTTCATCCTTATCCCATACTTATACGTATACATAATATAAAAGGGTACTATAGTAAATTGAAGGAATCGAGACGATTCGAAGGGGATCTGAGGATTTCCCTGGATCTGCTCTAGGGATTCCGGTAAGTCTTGCGAAATTTCTgtttcatattttttattttgttaattttgATGATCGAATAGAAATTTTATCAGTTTTAAATTGTTGTCGTGTAATTGGGGGTTCTGGTAGTTAGGGTATTGACAAAATTTGGGGGTTGTTTTCTGCTCCCTTATTGATCATTATATTAAGATTTTTTTCGTTATATTCCTCATAAAGTAGGAGGTAAATTAGGTGAAAGAGTTACCTCAGCTTGGTAGAGCCTGACTTAGGGTAGGGTTCGGTTCAATTGAAGTACAAAGAGTCATGTATACAAATATTAACCTGGAATATGTGGTTGTACTTGGAAACATCCAATCCTGTTGATAGGTATTGCTGCCTGGGAAGAGGAAGGTAGGCAACAACAATAACTATTACTATTACgcctcaatcccaaactagttgATTCCGCTATGTGAATCCTCTATATCTGTTTTGCTCTCTTTGAGCCCGTTTCGTTGCTTCTAGTTATCCCTCCCCCTTTGATGACTGAGAAATCTGTGTGGGGCCAAAGCCTTTAAAACTCCTGGATAATTGGCTTGCCCCtctatcctcccccacttaaatgtTGCGTTTAGTTCGCATATGGAAGTGCTCGAACACATGACCTAAGTCACAAGTCCCTCAACCTTTGCCACTAGGACTAATAAGCCATGGGTGCATTTATTTTTGTGCTTTTATATGTATATAGTAAATTAAAATGTATTCTTCGACTTATTCGAGAGGATTTAGATTCTTGATAATCTTATTTAAATAGGAGTTCGAAGTGAACTTGAGACAAGGGTTTTGGGGCTGAAACGTTGATTTTGCACGCTCAAGCTTTCAGCTGATATATGGATTTTTCACCAATCAAAAAAAGAAACGATTGCATTGTGATAGGTATCTACTCTGTGAAGAATTGTGTTGTTTCTTCTTCTATTGACAAAGACATTAATCACAGTGGGTATGTGGATGGCGTCTGATACGGGCATCTAAATTTCAGTGTTAGCATGATGAGGGTTGACCTGCCTTGATATTATCTCTACTAATAAGATAAACCAATAACCATTTTGAAAGCCTTTGTGCAATGTAATGACTAGATTTGCTTCCGAGTTCTACTCTTGTTTGTGCATTGCATCTTTCCTTGATGTGTAAATGATTGCagtttttgcttttccttttctgTTCTCATGTTTTCCTTTTGAGATCTGATTCTGCTATGGTCCTGCAGATTGAATGTGTTGCTTTTAAAATTACTTTAAGGGGCCTACTTATATCTGCTTGATATATGATGGCCATTCCAATGGATAACAGTTTAGATCATTCGTCGCGGGAACACGTTCAGCGCCTCTTCAATAAGGTCGGTATTTGCTTTCTCGCCTCAATGATTTACCATTTAAATTATTGATGTCTAGAATGATTTGCACTGTAATAGCCATGTAGTGATATTTATTACAGACCCACATACAtagtttattaaaaaaaattattgacCCACATACAGAGTTGGAGTGCTGTATGTACAGGTGCAATGAGTTGTATCATTTAATGTTTAGAGATAGTAATACATATCTGCTTGTTTGGAACATGTGATTGACgattttcacttattttattaAGAATGCGGATTTGGAGAATAAGCGTAGAAAAGCAGCACAAGCAAGAGTTTCTTCTGACccgaatgcatggcaacaaatGCGGGAAAACTATGAAGCTATCATCCTTGAGGATCATGCTTTTTCTGAACAACATGAAATAGAATATGCCTTGTGGCAGTTACATTATAGAAGAATTGAGGAACTCCGTGCACGCTTCAATGCTGCACTAGCTTCAAATGGATCAACCACTTCTCAGAATGGGAAAGGTCCACCTCGCAGTGGGACAGATAGCGTCACAAAGATTCGCACGCAGTTAAAAACTTTTCTCTCAGAAGCAACTGGATTTTATCATGATTTGATGGTGAAGATCAGGGCAAAGTATGGCCTGCCACTAGGAGGTTTCTCTGATGATCCAGAGAATCAGATTCCTTCTTTTAAAGATGGCAAAAAACCTGTGGAGTTGAAGAAAGGCTTGATATCCTGCCATCGGTGTTTGATTTATCTGGGTGATCTTGCTCGGTACAAAGGCTTATATGGTGAGGGTGAATCTAAAGTTCGCGACTTTGCAGCAGCATCAAGTTATTACCTGCAAGCTTCTTCACTTTGGCCTTCAAGTGGCAATCCTCATCATCAGGTaccttttatttccttatttttattggttttgttCTAAAATAATCTGTGAGAAATCTTTACTTATCCCCAAGAGTTGGAGGAGGGAGGGGGTGTTTTGGTACCTTATTGTTTATATTTGCAATTAGCTAGCTGATTGTGCTGTTTTCTCAGCTTGCAATACTGGCTTCCTATTCCAGTGATGAGTTGGTGGCAATCTATCGGTACTTTCGTAGTCTTGCAGTAGAGAATCCTTTTACCACTGCAAGGGACAACTTAATCATTGCGTTCGAGAAGGTAAGCAGCTTATTGAGTTGTTGCGTTAAGATCTTGTTGGTCTTTGTTTTAGATCTTTTTCTGGAGTTCAGGGTAAGCTGGAAAATCAATTAAATAATCTGGCAAATGGTTCCTGCAAGTATTTTTTTGGTGTGTATGGACGGAAAAAAGTCGTAATGTTTTGATGGAATTTCAACTCCAAACCACTCCCTAAAAGCTAATTGTCTTCGTCTTCTTTTTTGCTGGAATAACTTATCTTCTGTAAATACTAGTGATCAACTTTTGGATTTTGCTAGATCCTGATCatatattaaataatactatGTAATGGAGCTGACTTTCTCTTTGTACTTGtcgcatcttcttgatgccatcAATGAAACTACCTcatttggaaaagaaaaaaagaatcaaCGTACTAAGGAATTTTTCATTCTTGATAGAGGTGATGAGAAAGTAGAAAAAATTGATCCAACCTGAGAGTAGTAATACATACTTTCCATGGTTAGtataaaattaaaaaggaaatttgaatttttatttagaaaaagaacgATATAAATCAAAGGTGTAGCTAACATTTAAACTatatcattatgaatttttctttatCAAGCAATATAGACACCTAAATCCATTTATTGGAAGCTCCTGAGATCTTGTAGTGGAACACCGATACACATTTTTTCAGTTGCTGCTGGGTATGGAACTTCTCTATTCTTTTTGTTGTCAAGGAGTGACCAAGATGTGATTATCTAGTATATGTTGATTTTTTTTCAAGTGTTCAAGTTCTGCCCAAAGACTCTTTCATGTTAAAAGTTTTCTGGGCATCTGTACTTCCCATTTGGACTGTTTCTACTGTTGCGATGGGTCGTATGCTTGACTTAGTGTCATGATTTCTCTGTTATGGTCCTTGTCAAAAAAATGATTTCTTTGTTATGGTCCTTATCAAAAAAATGATTCCTTTGTTATGACAGAATCGTCAGTGTTACTCCCAGCTGCCAAGGGATGCTAAGGCTTTGTTCATCAAGGCAGAACCTTCACGTACAACTGGAAAAGGACGAGGTAAATGTGAAACAAGGAAGCCTCTGAAAGATGTAAAGGTTGAAGCAAGTTTACCCAAGGAAAAAGCTTCAAGTATATCTGAAATCTTCAAAACCTTCAGGATGGGATTCGTTCGGTTGAATGGTATCCTCTTCACGCGCACTAGGTATGTTCTCTATCTAAAAAAAATATCTGCTATTTGGACACACCATAACTAAGTAATGACACTATATTGTTACCATCTTTAATCAGCTTGGAGACGTTTGAAGAAGTGCTGTCATCGGTTAAAACTGATCTGCTTGAGCTTCTCTCTTCTGGGTCTGATGAGAAGTATAATTTTGGTTTAGATGCTGCAGACTGCAGACTGGCAATTGTCAGGCTCGTCGCCATCTTAATATTCACCATCCATAATGTGATAAGGGAAAGTGATAATCAATCATATTCTGAGATTCTACAGAGATCAGTTCTTCTACAAAATGCATTTACTGCTGCTTTTGAGTTCATGGGTCATGTGGTTGAGAGATGTATCCAATTAAATGATCCCTCATCTAGCTTCTTATTGCCTGGTGTTTTGGTTTTCGTAGAATGGTTGGCGTGCCATCAAGATATTGCACTTGGTAATGAATCAGAGGAAAAACAAGCAAGGGCTAGATCTTTTTTCTGGAAGAACTGCATCACTTTCTTTAATAAGCTCTTGTCGACTGGGTCTAAGTTTGtcgatgaagatgaagatgaaacaTGTTTTTTCAATATGAGCAGGTATGATGAAGGTGAGAGTGGTAATCGTCTTGCGTTGCCGGAAGACTTTGAACTTAGAGGATTTGTTCCTCTTCTTCCAGCTCAGCTTATCCTGGACTTCTCAAGGAAACATTCTTTTGGTGGTGATAGTGGAAGTAAAGAGAAGAAGGTACGTCTTCAGAGGATGATAGCAGCTGGAAAGGCTCTTGCTAATGTGGTCCGGGTCGGAGAAGAGGGAATATATTTTGACACCAGGGGAAAGAAATTTGTCATTGGCGTTGAGCCCCAAACTTCTGATGATTATCAACTTAATGGCTCCAGGGAAGTTACTAAATTAATTGGTATTGAACTGGAAAGTCCAGATGCTGGACTGTTGAATGTCGGAGATCTGCAGCCAAAGCAGCAATTGTATGTGGAATGTGAGGAAGAAGACGAAGTTATCGTTTTTAAGCCGTCAGTGATGGAAAAAGTGAATGGCATCTCTTCAAATACAATGACCTTAGCGGTTCCTGTATCTGTTATTAGCGCTGCCAGTGTTCCTTCTGGTGCTAGCATGGCTTCTGTTGATATCTGTAGTGAGATGGGGCTATTTTCATCTGCACTTGATGGATTGAGCTTGCAGAATGCTTGGAGTACAAATGTAAGGCAGCCAACAAGCATTGCTCATACCAATGCCCAATATGTGCAGCCAATCCAAACAAGTGCTTCCATGTGGTCTGTAGAGCAAGATGCTGTTATGAATGGATTGGTGGGGGGCCTTAACTTGATGGGAAATGGGCTAACCACAGAAGCTGAGTTGCTAAATCATCCAGAAATGGTTCCACCTGCAGCATATTCAGTCCCTTTACCCCGGTCTGTGAATTTTAGCACTGCAAATAATATTCATTTCCAGGTTCCAGAGGCTGCTATACCATCTACCTTCAGTTCACTTACATCCTCAGTAGCTGGTTCCGGTAGCATGTCAATGAAATCTTCATCAGTTATCTCGACAGGAATGAAGAAAAATCCAGTGAGCCGACCTGTTAGGCATCTGGGTCCACCTCCAGGGTTTGGTTCTGCTGCTTCGAAAGTAGATGACTCTTCATCTGCCTTGACCTTAAGGAATGAAAACAATCCCATCTCTCGTATGGATGATTATAGCTGGTTGAACGGATATCAGTTACCTTCAACACATCAGAGCATTGGTTACAATAACTCTCACAATCATTCAACACAAACATACCACTCTGTGAGCAACAGTGGTAGCTTAGTCGGGGTGGTTAGCTTCCCTTTCCCTGGGAAACAGGTGCCCCCTGTGCACATGCAGTCAGATATTCAGAAAGCAAATCAACAATCTGTTGCACTGCCTCAGCAGTATCGAGGACAGTCCCTGTGGCAGGATCGTTACCTTGTGTGATGGATAGGGAGACTAGATGGTGAAATGCATCTTCCATTTTCTTTTTAATATACCACAATATACATTCTCTCAATCGTGTTTCCATGCTGTACAGGTTAACAATTACTGAGGAGAATGTCCTCTAGCCTGTTGCTACAAAGTTCAACCATCTTATTGCAGTGTGGCCAAGGTTATTATGTTTTTTATTGCAGCGTGGATGGTCTTGGAATGTTGCAGGCACTTGCTGTTGAGCAGGTATTCGCCGCTGCCTTCGCTCCTCCTTTCTCTCCTCCCGTCCCCCTCTCCTTCTGACAACTGTTTGACCTGGTTAGTGTGCCCATGTGGTTTGTGTCGGCGGGCTTTTGATTATTCTAAATCCAGAACAGTCATACAAGAATGGGTCCTCTGGCTAACTTTTGATACTTTCGAAGAAGCTCTGCATGTCCTGAGCAATTAGGAAGTACAGGTCACACATAAGCTAATGGCTCCATTTCTcttaaaccccccccccccccccccccttttctattttctttctttattaagGGGGGAATACTCAAGCAAGCAGGGGATTGGTTCTTTCTGGACAGCAGATCTCTGTTGGAAACCTCTTCCGTTTCCTTTTCTTCCAAGATTATATATTTACTTTGAACTATTCTACACTTGCCTATACCATGTCTCGGTGTCAGATTGGCCTGGTTTCTGGTGGCAGTTTTCCTGTTATTCCTCTGAGAGTCTGGGTAATGAAGAATTAGATCTGGATGCCTGTATTTCTTTCCTTCTGAACTTGGCAGAATAGGGAACAAAATAGTAGGGCTTTGTCAGATTCTTTACTGCCCAACTCCAATGTAAAAGCTGCTCAGACTTGTTCCTTTCTTTTAATACCTCAAGGTTGTTAATGTTAATGTACTGGAAGATTATTGATGTTAATTCGCCTGTGCTTACAAATgtcgtaatttttctgttgtcatCTTATGTACAGTTGTGGGTTTGGTGCAGCTTGTGCCGAGCTATTCAAACTGGTTGAGTAGAGACCGATGTCAGTAGGTGCTGGA containing:
- the LOC104103305 gene encoding nonsense-mediated mRNA decay factor SMG7-like — its product is MMAIPMDNSLDHSSREHVQRLFNKNADLENKRRKAAQARVSSDPNAWQQMRENYEAIILEDHAFSEQHEIEYALWQLHYRRIEELRARFNAALASNGSTTSQNGKGPPRSGTDSVTKIRTQLKTFLSEATGFYHDLMVKIRAKYGLPLGGFSDDPENQIPSFKDGKKPVELKKGLISCHRCLIYLGDLARYKGLYGEGESKVRDFAAASSYYLQASSLWPSSGNPHHQLAILASYSSDELVAIYRYFRSLAVENPFTTARDNLIIAFEKNRQCYSQLPRDAKALFIKAEPSRTTGKGRGKCETRKPLKDVKVEASLPKEKASSISEIFKTFRMGFVRLNGILFTRTSLETFEEVLSSVKTDLLELLSSGSDEKYNFGLDAADCRLAIVRLVAILIFTIHNVIRESDNQSYSEILQRSVLLQNAFTAAFEFMGHVVERCIQLNDPSSSFLLPGVLVFVEWLACHQDIALGNESEEKQARARSFFWKNCITFFNKLLSTGSKFVDEDEDETCFFNMSRYDEGESGNRLALPEDFELRGFVPLLPAQLILDFSRKHSFGGDSGSKEKKVRLQRMIAAGKALANVVRVGEEGIYFDTRGKKFVIGVEPQTSDDYQLNGSREVTKLIGIELESPDAGLLNVGDLQPKQQLYVECEEEDEVIVFKPSVMEKVNGISSNTMTLAVPVSVISAASVPSGASMASVDICSEMGLFSSALDGLSLQNAWSTNVRQPTSIAHTNAQYVQPIQTSASMWSVEQDAVMNGLVGGLNLMGNGLTTEAELLNHPEMVPPAAYSVPLPRSVNFSTANNIHFQVPEAAIPSTFSSLTSSVAGSGSMSMKSSSVISTGMKKNPVSRPVRHLGPPPGFGSAASKVDDSSSALTLRNENNPISRMDDYSWLNGYQLPSTHQSIGYNNSHNHSTQTYHSVSNSGSLVGVVSFPFPGKQVPPVHMQSDIQKANQQSVALPQQYRGQSLWQDRYLV